From a single Candidatus Bathyarchaeia archaeon genomic region:
- a CDS encoding type II toxin-antitoxin system RelE/ParE family toxin — protein sequence MSFSVLLHPKAAGSLKKLQASIRNRVLESMRELERQPEKDDQMKPSRFWRLRVGDYRLVYEIDRKASRVIVLYIGHRKNVYDDFTRLF from the coding sequence TTGAGCTTCTCGGTCCTGCTGCACCCAAAGGCGGCAGGCTCGCTGAAGAAGCTGCAGGCCTCCATCAGAAACAGGGTCCTGGAATCGATGAGGGAGCTGGAGCGACAGCCTGAGAAGGATGACCAAATGAAACCATCCCGGTTCTGGAGGCTGAGGGTCGGGGACTACAGGTTGGTCTATGAGATTGATAGGAAGGCGAGCCGGGTCATAGTACTTTACATCGGGCACAGGAAGAACGTCTACGACGATTTCACAAGGCTGTTCTAG